The sequence below is a genomic window from Methylotuvimicrobium sp. KM2.
TTGATCGGCTACGATATTCATATTATCGCGTTCTTGGGCGAGCCTCAGGATGGTTTTAATAAAATTATTGCCATGTGCGGAAAATACCCAGCTGGTTCGGAAAATCAGTGTATTGCATCGGCTATTTAAAATGACTTCTTCACCGGCGCGTTTCGATTTTCCGTAAACGCTTTGCGGGTTGGTGGCATCGGTTTCGAGATAGGCTTCTTTTTTTTCGCCGTCGAATACGTAATCGGTCGAGTAGTGCACAAGTAAGGTGCCGTTGGTTTTCGCGTATTGTGCCAAGACATCGACCGCCGCGGCATTGATTGCGTATGCGGCTTTCTCGTCTGTTTCGGCTTTGTCGACAGCGGTGTAAGCGGCGGCATTGACGATAATGTCAGGTTTGCGTTCTTTCAGTAAACCGAGTAACCCATCAGGGTTTTTCAGATCCGCTTCGTCGCGGCCGAATGCGCTAACTTGGCCAAGAGGGAGGAGTGTTCGTTGAAGTTCCCGTCCGACTTGTCCGTTTTTACCTAATAATAGTAAGTTCATGAGAGTTTTGTTTGAAATTGTGGTGCAAGTGACTCGTTGCTAAAAAAGATAGTGTATATTGACGCAATTTTCGGGCTAAACTTAATAAAAAATTCCAAACTTATCGATGGCCGTGTCGAGTTTGAAGGCTACTCACTTAACGCGGGATAGTTTAAGGTTAATCCTTAGGAATACGCACAAAATAACTTAATACAAGTAGTAGGCTTTGTGGCGGTTTGGTGACTCGCTTGACAGGACGCCGTGAATACATCCGTGTAGGCTTGACGGCGGCTATCCCTGCCGCCGACACCTGTCAATCGAGCCACCAAATCCCCTTCCAACCGTTGTCTAAGTTATTTCATGCTCGTTCCTTAGTGCTTTTGTCCCTCTTTAAGTGGGAAGCCAGTTTGAATAACAACAAAAAATGAAAATACTGCACATAC
It includes:
- the rfbD gene encoding dTDP-4-dehydrorhamnose reductase: MNLLLLGKNGQVGRELQRTLLPLGQVSAFGRDEADLKNPDGLLGLLKERKPDIIVNAAAYTAVDKAETDEKAAYAINAAAVDVLAQYAKTNGTLLVHYSTDYVFDGEKKEAYLETDATNPQSVYGKSKRAGEEVILNSRCNTLIFRTSWVFSAHGNNFIKTILRLAQERDNMNIVADQFGAPTCAELIADVTAHAIIGYRRNQLTGGIYHLTSGGETTWHGLACYAVQRAHENRMQLKLKPENIQPIPTEAYPLPAQRPKNSRLNTGSLANSLGLHFPDWSLYVDRVIRELCNQDLNLMNKNWSKP